The DNA window AGGATCAGGTCGACGGTCTCTTCCTGGTGGCTCATCGCCCATTGCCAGCCGCGCATGGTGGCGGCGCGGAAGGCGCGCACCCGCTCCGGATGGCTGGCGATCTCGCGCTCGCTGGTGAACAGGTTGTCGCCGTAGAAGTCGATGCCGACCGCGCGCGGGCTGTAGATATCGTACGGAAAGCCGACCCGGTCGAACAGGTCGGGCTCGTTGGTCGTGTAGACGGCCATGGCGTCGACCCGGCCCTCGATCAGGTCGTGCGGATCGAAACTGGGCGCCACGCGCTGGATGCTGCCGACCGGCACGCCCTCCTTGGCCAGGTAGGCCAGCAATTCGTCGGCGTTGCCGGCCTCGTCGGAAAGCGAGCCGATCATCGCCCGCTTGCCGATCACGCGGCGGATGTCGGGCTCGCCGCCGGACTGGCGCATCGCCAGCCCGTACGGCGAATGCTGGAAGATCACGCCCAGCACCACCACCGGCTTGCCGGCCAGCCGCGCCAGCAACAGGCTGCTGCCGGCCACGCCGTACTCGGCCTTGCCGGACAACACGTCGCGCTCGGCCTCGTTGCCGTCCGCGCCCTCGAGGATGCGCACGTCGAGCCCGGCGTCGCGGTAATAGCCCTGTTCGATCGCGGCGTAGTAGCCGGCGAACTGGAATTGATGCAGATGCTTGAGCCGCAGCGTGACTTTGTCCTGCGCGACGGTCGGCGCGGCGACCAGCAACAGCACAAGGAGGGAGAGGATGACGCGTATGCGGGATGGCACTAGTGGTCCTGGAGCGAAAGAGCTAGGCAAATTGTAGCCGCTCCACAGCGTTTGCCGGTGCTTTATGACATGTCATCGGTACAAAAAGCAACGGACGGACCGGCGCGCGCCGTCCGTCCGCCTCCCGCCGGCGCCAACCGGTGGCGGCGCCGCGCTTTGTGGCCTGGTGCGCTAGTTCGGCACGTTGACCGGCACCGGCGCGTACGGGGCGTTGGCGCCATTGCCCAGCTGGCCTTCCACATTGCGGCCCCAGCCCCACAGCGTGTCATCCGCTTTCAGGCCGAAGCTGTGCGACATGCCGGAGGTGACGGATTTCCAGTTGGCGCCGGTCCCGAGCTGCAGCGGCACCGGGGAATCGGTGCCGCCGGTGCCCAGTTGGCCCTCGGTGTTGGCGCCCCAGCTCCACAAGGTGCCGTCGTTGCGCAGGCCGACGGTGTGCTGCGCGCCCGCCGACAACTGCGACCAGTTGCCGTCGGTGCCGATCTGCACCGGCGCGGTGACGTCGGTCAAGGTGCCGGTGCCCAGCTGGCCATAGGTGTTCTGGCCCCATGCATACAAGGTGCCGGAGGTGGTGATCGCGGTCGAGTGGAAGGCGCCGGCCGCCACCGAGGTGTACTTGAGCGTGCCGATCTTGGCCGGCGCCGTCACATCGGTGCGGCTGGCGTTGCCGACCTGGCCGTTCACGTTGCCGCCCCAGCCATACAGATCGTTGGTGTCGCGCTGGATCGCCAGCGAATGGGTGTCGCCGGCGGCAATCGAGGCCCACAGCAGCACGCCGATCTTGGCCGGCGCCGTGCGGTTGCCGGTCAGGGCGACGTCGCCGAGCTGGCCCTTGTCGTTGCGGCCCCACGCGTACAGGTTGCCGTTGACCTTCAGCGCCAGCACGTGGGCCTTGCCCGCGGCCACCACGGCCCAGTCCTTGGCGGTACCGACCTGGGTCGGCACGGCGCGGTTGACCTGGGTGCCGTCACCCAGCTGGCCGTCCTGGTTGTAGCCCCATGCCCACATGGTGCCGTCGTTGCGGATCGCCACGGCGAACTGGTCGCCGACGGCCACCTGTTTCCAGGTCGGGCTCGCGCCGGCCACCAGCACCGGCGCGTTGCGGTCGATGGTGGTGCTGTCGCCCAACTGCGACTTGATGTTCGAGCCCCAGCTATAGAGATTGCCGTCGGCCTTGCGCGCGATGGTCTGGTAGCCGCCGGCGGTCACGCCCATCCATGGCGCCGTGACCGTGATGGGCAAGGTGCCGACCACGCTGTCGACCGTGGCGGTGACGTTCTCGGTGCCGACGGCCCTGGCCGTGAGCGAGCCGTTGGTGGCCACCGCCAGCACCTTGCCGTTGGTCGGCGCCCAGATCAGGCCGGTGGCGGCCGTCAGCGCCTTGGTGCTGCCGTCCGAATAGCTGCCGGTGGCGACCAATACCTTGGGCGCCGTGCCGACCGCGATCGTGGTGGCGTTGCCGGGCACGGTGATGGCGATGCTGCGCAAGGTCGGCGCCGTGGCGGCGGGAGGCGTCGCCGCCGAATCGCCGCCGCCGCCACCGCCGCAGGCGGCCAACACCGCCAGCAGGGCCACCATCGGCACGTGCAGCAGGGACGAGAATTTAAAGTTTTTCATGATGATCCAGTTTCACAGTGAAAGTCTGCGTTGCCGGCCGCCGGAGATGACAGCCATCCTCGACCAGTGTAGTCGGAAGGGCCACGCCCGCATCGCTGGAGCAGGACCGAATTAGCCGTGCAATTTGACCGATGCAACTATTTAGCAACATTTCCAGAGTGGATGTACGAAAAAAAAGCAGATACATCGCTGCATCTGCTTTTTGTGTACCTGCTTTTCGGCAGGGCGCCGGCGGTGCGGCCTTACTTGCGGCCGCGCGGCGCGGCGGCCGGCGCGCGCGCCGGTTTGCCGCCCTTGGCCGGGGCCGATGCGGCCGGCTTCTTGACCTTGATGGTGTCGAGGATGGACGCGCGCACCTTGGTCTCGAGCGACTGGCGCGCCGTGAGCGAACCGGTCAACGCGTTGGCGCGCTGGCCCTGGCCACGTTGTTGAGGCTGAGCCGACGCCACGATGCCGGACTTGGCGCCCTTCCTGGGGGCGGCACCCGGCAGCGGCAGCGCCGAGGCCGGGCCACGGCGGCCGTCGGTGCTCGGATTGCTGGTCGCTTCGCCCGCCGACCAGCTCGGGATCAAATGCTTGTCGCCGTTGCCGATCAAATCGCCACGGCCCATGGCCGCCAGCGCCTCGCGCAGGATCGGCCAGTTCTCCGGGTCCTGGTAGCGCAGGAAAGCCTTGTGCGTGCGGCGTATCTTGCCGCTGCGGGCCGTCTCGACGGTTTCCGAATCGGCCGTCACCTTGCGCAGCGGATTCTTGCGCGTGTGGTACATGGTGGTGGCCATCGCCATCGGCGTCGGCATGAAGGTCTGCACCTGGTCGAGCTTGAAGTTGTTCTTCTTCAGCCACAGCGCCAGGTTCAGCATGTCCAGGTCGGTCGTGCCCGGGTGGGCGGCGATGAAGTACGGGATCAGGTACTGCTTCTTGCCGGCTTCCAGCGAGAAGCGGTCGAACATTTCCTTAAACTCGTCGTAGGCGCCGATGCCCGGCTTCATCATCTTCGACAGCGTGTTCTCTTCGGTGTGCTCGGGCGCGATCTTGAGCAGGCCGCCGACGTGGTGCGTGACCAGCTCCTTGACGTACTCGGGCGAACGCACGGCGATGTCGTAGCGCAGGCCCGACGAGATCAGGATCTTCTTCACGCCCGGAATGGCGCGCGCCTTGCGGTACAGCGAGATCAGCTTGCTGTGGTCGGTGCCGAGGTTGACGCAGATCGACGGGTACACGCACGACAGGCGGCGGCACGATTCCTCGATCTTCGGGTCCTTGCAGGCCAGGCGGTACATATTGGCGGTCGGCCCGCCCAGGTCGGAAATGGTGCCGGTAAAGCCCTTGGTCTTGTCGCGGATGTGCTCGATCTCGCGCAGGATGGACGGCTCCGAGCGGCTCTGGATGATGCGGCCTTCGTGCTCGGTGATCGAGCAGAAGGTGCAGCCGCCGAAGCAGCCGCGCATGATGTTGACCGAAAAACGGATCATTTCCCACGCCGGGATGCGGGCCTTGCCGTACGACGGATGCGGCGCGCGCGCGTAGTTCATGTCGTAGACGCCGTCCATCTCGTCCATGCGCAGCGGCAGCGGCGGCGGATTGATCCACACGTCGCGCTCGCCGTGCGCCTGCACCATGGCGCGGGCGTTGCCGGGATTCGATTCCAGGTGGAAAACGCGCGAGGCGTGCGCGTACATCACCGGGTCTTCGCTGACGGTCTCGTACGACGGCAGCCGCACCACGGTCTTGTGGTGCTTTTCCTTTTCCATCGCCTGGCGCTCTTCGCGGCTCATGATGCGGATGGTTTTGACGACTTCGACAGGGGCGACCGGCTGAGGCTTGGGCTCGACCATGGCTTCGTTGACCTCGGCCTCACCGCCGGCCGCAGCCTTGGCGCCGCCGTTTTCGGTGGCGCACGACGAGGTGTTCTGCTGCACCATCATGTACGGATCGACGTGCGGATCGACCTTGCCCGGCGTATCCATGCGGGTGCTGTTGTTGACGCCCCATTCCTCGCTCGGCAGCCAGCCGGCCGGCACCATGAAGGCGGTGCCGCGCAGGTCGCGGATGGCCTTGATGTCCTCGCCCGCGGCCATGCGGTGGGTCAGGTCGACTAGCGCGCGCTCGGCGTTGCCGAAGATCAGCAGATCGGCCTTGGAATCGGTCAGCACCGAACGGCGCACCTTGTCGGACCAATAATCGTAGTGGGCGATGCGGCGCAGCGACGCCTCGATCGAGCCGATGACGACCGGCGTGCCGGGGAAGGCTTCGCGCACGCGCTGGGCGTAGACGGTGACGGCGCGGTCGGGCCGCTTGTTCGGCTCGCCGTTGGCGGTGTAGGCGTCGTCGGAGCGGATCTTGCGGTCGGCCGTGTAGCGGTTAACCATCGAATCCATATTGCCGGCGGTGATGCCGTAGTACAGGCGCGGCTTGCCGAGCGCGCGGAAGGCCTCGGCCGAGGTCCAGTCGGGCTGGCTGATGATGCCGACGCGGAAGCCTTGCGCCTCCAACAGACGGCCGACCAGCGCCATGCCGAAGCTCGGATGGTCGATGTAGGCGTCGCCGGTGACCAGGATCACGTCGCACTCGTCCCAGCCGAGCGCGTCCATCTCGGCGCGGGACATCGGCAGGAAAGGCGCGGCGGCAGCGCGGGCAGACCGCTTCGGGACGGTCGCAAATAAATTGGTAGGGGAGATCATATCGGACAGCATTGTACCGGAAATGCCATCCCTCCGCTCACGGGGCGCGGAAAATTCTTTTAGTATTCAACAACTTGTGACGAAAGCGCCAGTATTATCGGTCGATAAACGCTGGCGCTTCGACACCGCCCGGGCGGGCGGCGGCAAGCTTTAAACGCCGATATTGGACAGCATGCGGCCCAGTTCGCGCAGCGCCGGCTCCAGTTTGGGGTGTTCGGCGGCGAATTTGGCCGAAATTTCCTGCGAACGCTCGGCCAGCCCGTAGGTGGTGGTGCCGCCGTCGGGCTGTTCTTCCTTGCCGCGCTCGAGCAGCGCCTGGATGTCGCCGTCCAGCTGCACCAGCAATTCCTGCAGCTCGGCGTCGACCGGGCCGGCATTGGCCAGGTTGGCCTGCAGGGTTTTGAGCGATGTTTTCAGATTACTGTCCATGATGCTTATCCCTCGTTGTTCAATCGGCAAATTTAGTGGTCACGTACAACTCTTCGACCTTGGTCCTTGCCCACGGAGTCTTGCGCAAAAACTTCAGGCTGGATTTAACGCTTGGATCGCTGATGAAACAATTGATATCGATCCGCTGGGCCAGCTGTTCCCAGCCGTAATGCTTGTGCAAACGGGTGACGATGGCTTCCAGCGTGACGCCGTTCAGTTCGTTGCTCATGTGTTGCTGCTCATGGTTATATCTTACTCAAAAAATGAAAGGGCCGAAGCCGATTCTACACAAATCGGGTTCGGCCTCGGGTTCCGGGTGAACGAATCAAACCCGTATGCGTTTGGCGCCATGCATGCGTTATCGCTTAGGGGTCGGACCCAGAAGGGTCCGACCCCGCATGGGGGTGCGGGTTTACGAGAGATTACTTCTCGGTCAAACCCCGACGTTCCAGCAGCGGCTCGATCTTGGCGTCGCGGCCGCGGAATTCGCGGAACATTTGCATCGCGTCCATCGTGCCGCCCTTTGACAGCAGCATCTTGCGGAAGTAATCGCCGTTCTTGCGCAGCATGCCGCCGTTTTCGTTGAACCATTCGACGGTGTCGGCGTCCAGGCGCTCGGACCACAAGTAGCCGTAGTAACCGGCCGAATAGCCGCCCGAGAACACGTGCGAGAAGTACGTGGTGCGGTAGCGCGGCGGCACCGGCGCGTAGTCGACGCCGGCGGCCTTCAACGATGCCGCTTCAAAGCCCAGCACGTCGGTCGGGATTTGCGACGCGCCCAGCTGGTGCCATTTCTGGTCCAGGATCGACGCGGCCAGGTACTCGGTGGTGCGGAAACCTTCGTTGAATTTCTTCGAAGCGATCACCTTGTCGAGCAACTCCTGCGGCATGGCGGCGCCGGTCTGGTAGTGCTTGGCGTAGTTGGCCAGCACTTCCGGCTGGGTCGACCACATCTCGTTGACCTGCGACGGGAATTCGACGAAGTCGCGGGGCACACGGGTGCCGGCGAAGCGCGGGTATTTGACGTTCGAGAACATGCCGTGCAGCGCGTGGCCGAACTCGTGGAACAAGGTGCGCAGTTCGTCGTAGGTCAGCAAGGTCGGCTCGCCGTCGTTCGGCTTAGGAATGTTGAGGTGGTTGGCCACCACCGGCTGCGTGCCCATCAGCGACGATTGCGACACGTAGGCATTCATCCAGGCGCCGCCGCGCTTGTTGCTGCGGGCGTAGAAGTCGGCGATGAAGATGGCCAGTTGCTTGCCGTCGGCGTCGATGACGTCGAACACGCGCACGTCCGGGTTGTACACCGGCAGGTCCTTGCGCTCCTTGAACGACAGGCCGTAGACCTTGTTGGCGGCGAAGAACACTCCGTTTGTCAGCACGCTGTTCAGCTCGAAGTACGGCTTGAGCTGGTTCTGGTCGAAGTTGAAGCGCTCGGCGCGCACCTTGTCGCTGTAGAACGACCAGTCGTGGGCGGCCAGCTGGAAACTATTACCATTCGCACCCTTCTCCTTGTCGATCACCTGCTGGATCTCGG is part of the Oxalobacteraceae bacterium OTU3CAMAD1 genome and encodes:
- a CDS encoding YgiQ family radical SAM protein — translated: MSRAEMDALGWDECDVILVTGDAYIDHPSFGMALVGRLLEAQGFRVGIISQPDWTSAEAFRALGKPRLYYGITAGNMDSMVNRYTADRKIRSDDAYTANGEPNKRPDRAVTVYAQRVREAFPGTPVVIGSIEASLRRIAHYDYWSDKVRRSVLTDSKADLLIFGNAERALVDLTHRMAAGEDIKAIRDLRGTAFMVPAGWLPSEEWGVNNSTRMDTPGKVDPHVDPYMMVQQNTSSCATENGGAKAAAGGEAEVNEAMVEPKPQPVAPVEVVKTIRIMSREERQAMEKEKHHKTVVRLPSYETVSEDPVMYAHASRVFHLESNPGNARAMVQAHGERDVWINPPPLPLRMDEMDGVYDMNYARAPHPSYGKARIPAWEMIRFSVNIMRGCFGGCTFCSITEHEGRIIQSRSEPSILREIEHIRDKTKGFTGTISDLGGPTANMYRLACKDPKIEESCRRLSCVYPSICVNLGTDHSKLISLYRKARAIPGVKKILISSGLRYDIAVRSPEYVKELVTHHVGGLLKIAPEHTEENTLSKMMKPGIGAYDEFKEMFDRFSLEAGKKQYLIPYFIAAHPGTTDLDMLNLALWLKKNNFKLDQVQTFMPTPMAMATTMYHTRKNPLRKVTADSETVETARSGKIRRTHKAFLRYQDPENWPILREALAAMGRGDLIGNGDKHLIPSWSAGEATSNPSTDGRRGPASALPLPGAAPRKGAKSGIVASAQPQQRGQGQRANALTGSLTARQSLETKVRASILDTIKVKKPAASAPAKGGKPARAPAAAPRGRK
- a CDS encoding DUF4404 family protein, producing MDSNLKTSLKTLQANLANAGPVDAELQELLVQLDGDIQALLERGKEEQPDGGTTTYGLAERSQEISAKFAAEHPKLEPALRELGRMLSNIGV
- a CDS encoding VF530 family protein yields the protein MSNELNGVTLEAIVTRLHKHYGWEQLAQRIDINCFISDPSVKSSLKFLRKTPWARTKVEELYVTTKFAD
- a CDS encoding M3 family metallopeptidase; the protein is MNRTNLIIAAGVAAICSVAHAAQPASLLAASNPFAKVSPLQYGYPQFDKIKDDDYAPAFTEGMRQQAAEIEAIANNKKPATFDNTIVAMEKSGQLLSRVSSVFGNLSGANTNDTFKALERELSPKLAAHSDAIRLNGKLYARIKSLYDKRDKLNLDAESKYLLERYNTDFVRAGAKLSAADKDKLKAMNAELAKLQTTFAQNVLEEANASALIVDTREELAGMTDKAIDAAAIVANKRGLEGKFAIPVVNTSGQANLAVLTNRATRERLMAASLTRGSHGGKFDNTQVVLQLAKLRADKAALLGYPSFAAYALEDQTAHDPEAVNKMLSEFARPAVANAKKEGAEIQQVIDKEKGANGNSFQLAAHDWSFYSDKVRAERFNFDQNQLKPYFELNSVLTNGVFFAANKVYGLSFKERKDLPVYNPDVRVFDVIDADGKQLAIFIADFYARSNKRGGAWMNAYVSQSSLMGTQPVVANHLNIPKPNDGEPTLLTYDELRTLFHEFGHALHGMFSNVKYPRFAGTRVPRDFVEFPSQVNEMWSTQPEVLANYAKHYQTGAAMPQELLDKVIASKKFNEGFRTTEYLAASILDQKWHQLGASQIPTDVLGFEAASLKAAGVDYAPVPPRYRTTYFSHVFSGGYSAGYYGYLWSERLDADTVEWFNENGGMLRKNGDYFRKMLLSKGGTMDAMQMFREFRGRDAKIEPLLERRGLTEK